ATTCCTCTTCTCAGTGTTATCACTTTTCTGCCTCTCGTAGGTGTTGCTATGATCCTGCTTCTGGTTCGTGGTGACGTAAAAGATGATAGCAAAAGCGCAAAACAAATTGCGCTACTGACATCTGTCGCAACTTTCATCATCTCTTTAGGTGTATGGACGGGCTTTGATTTAACAACGGCTGATTTCCAGTTTGTTGAAAAAGCCGAATGGTTGCCGGGTGTTGGTGTTAATTATCACATGGGTATCGATGGTATCTCCATGCTGTTCGTACTGCTCTCTACATTGCTGACACCGATTTGTATCTTGTCAGCATGGGATGCGGTTACGAAACGCGCCAAAGAATATATGATCTCCTTCCTCATTCTTGAGACAATGATGATCGGTATGTTCTGTGCCTTGGATATGATGCTGTTCTACATCTTCTTTGAAGGTGTTTTGATCCCGATGTTCATCATTATCGGTGTATGGGGCGGTCAAAACCGTATTTATGCGGCGTTTAAGCTGTTCCTTTACACATTGCTTGGTTCTGTACTGATGTTGGTTGCGATGTTGGCTATGTATTGGGATGCGAATTCGTTCGATATTCCAACATTGATGGCACATCAATTCCCGGCACAAATGCAAACATGGATCTGGCTGGCCTTCTTTGCGTCTTTCGCTGTGAAAGTCCCCATGTGGCCCGTCCATACCTGGTTACCTGATGCCCACGTACAGGCACCGACTGCGGGTTCAGTTATTCTTGCCGGTGTGCTTTTGAAAATGGGTGGATACGGTTTCCTTCGTTTCTCCATTCCGATGATGCCGCTTGCAAGTGCAGACTTCACACCGCTAATCTATACGTTGTCCATCATTGCTGTGATCTACACCTCGCTGGTTGCCCTTGTGCAAGATGATATGAAAAAGCTTATTGCTTATTCCTCTATCGCGCATATGGGTTTTGTGACCATCGGTGCATTCACAGGCACGATCCAAGGTATTGAAGGCTCGATCTTCACTATGTTGTCACACGGTGTTGTTTCTGCCGCGCTCTTCTTGATCGTTGGTGTGATCTATGACCGTATTCATACACGTGAAATCGCCGCTTACGGTGGCTTGGTTGATCGCATGCCTAAATATGCGTTGATCTTCATGCTGTTTATGATGGCCTCTGTCGGTCTGCCGGGTACATCTGGTTTCGTTGGTGAAATTCTTGTTCTTGTTGGTGTTTTCCAAGTTGACCAATGGGTTGCTGCTTTGGCTGCAACGGGTGCGATCTTGGGTGCGGCTTACTCGCTGTATCTCTATCGTCGTATCGTCTTTGGTTCATTAACAAAAGAAAACCTCAAATCGATCCTCGATATGAACCGTCGCGAAGTATTGGTTTTCGCACCGCTGATCGTTCTGACACTGTTTGCTGGTGTATACCCGCAGCCGTTTCTTGACGTGATGCATGCCTCTGTCGAAAACCTCGTCAACAACTACCATGCTGCTTTGGACGCCGCCGGCGCCCAAGTAGCTGCACAATAGGAGTAGGCATTCATGAGTGAGCTTCCAAATCTCACCCCGGCATTGCCGGAAATCTTCATGGCCTGCGTTGCTATGGCGCTTTTGATGGTCGGTGTCTTTATGAAGGGCGAAGCTAAAGCGGTTACACGCACAGTTTCTTTGCTTGCAACAGGCTCGATGATCTTGGCTTTGTTGTTGGTGACGGCCTTTTCAACACAAGCAGGTACAACTTTTAACGGCCTGTTTATTACAGGTGCATTCCCAGCCTTTGCCAAAGTCCTGATTTTGGCAGCAAGTGCTGTGACCTTGTTTATGTCGCGCGATTTCTTTGATCGTGTTGGTGTTCATCGTTTTGAATTCCCCGTGCTG
The genomic region above belongs to Candidatus Terasakiella magnetica and contains:
- a CDS encoding NADH-quinone oxidoreductase subunit M; this translates as MSNIPLLSVITFLPLVGVAMILLLVRGDVKDDSKSAKQIALLTSVATFIISLGVWTGFDLTTADFQFVEKAEWLPGVGVNYHMGIDGISMLFVLLSTLLTPICILSAWDAVTKRAKEYMISFLILETMMIGMFCALDMMLFYIFFEGVLIPMFIIIGVWGGQNRIYAAFKLFLYTLLGSVLMLVAMLAMYWDANSFDIPTLMAHQFPAQMQTWIWLAFFASFAVKVPMWPVHTWLPDAHVQAPTAGSVILAGVLLKMGGYGFLRFSIPMMPLASADFTPLIYTLSIIAVIYTSLVALVQDDMKKLIAYSSIAHMGFVTIGAFTGTIQGIEGSIFTMLSHGVVSAALFLIVGVIYDRIHTREIAAYGGLVDRMPKYALIFMLFMMASVGLPGTSGFVGEILVLVGVFQVDQWVAALAATGAILGAAYSLYLYRRIVFGSLTKENLKSILDMNRREVLVFAPLIVLTLFAGVYPQPFLDVMHASVENLVNNYHAALDAAGAQVAAQ